One segment of Rhodopirellula baltica SH 1 DNA contains the following:
- a CDS encoding 3-keto-disaccharide hydrolase, translating into MLHRRCLASVALSLATLTVPALCSPTFGEEYLNGITWQAPPIVTPGATAADPPSDATVLFGSSDDVKNWKNISNWTTDGDDLVAGKGAITSKEEFGDCQVHVEWSAPVPVKGNGQGRGNSGIFLMGRYEIQVLDSYENETYHDGQAGAIYKQTPPAANAMRPPGEWNTYDIFWTAPRFTESGELESPAAITAVHNGVLILNHFELKGDTPYNRPPEYKAHAPKGPITIQDHGNPVRFRNIWVREFQPATGEQTREPYLRDGKKETPISEAE; encoded by the coding sequence ATGCTTCACCGCCGTTGTCTCGCCTCCGTCGCCCTTTCGCTCGCGACACTGACCGTGCCCGCCCTTTGTTCCCCCACGTTTGGTGAGGAATACCTCAATGGGATCACTTGGCAGGCACCACCGATCGTCACCCCGGGTGCGACTGCAGCGGATCCGCCATCGGACGCGACCGTTTTGTTTGGCTCGAGCGACGATGTGAAGAACTGGAAGAACATCTCCAACTGGACGACCGACGGAGATGACTTGGTCGCAGGAAAAGGAGCCATCACCAGCAAGGAAGAATTTGGCGACTGCCAAGTCCACGTGGAATGGTCGGCTCCCGTCCCCGTCAAAGGCAATGGACAAGGACGTGGCAACAGCGGGATCTTTTTGATGGGCCGCTACGAGATCCAGGTGCTCGATTCTTACGAAAACGAAACCTACCACGACGGCCAAGCGGGCGCGATCTACAAACAAACGCCGCCTGCTGCCAATGCGATGCGTCCGCCGGGTGAATGGAACACGTACGACATTTTCTGGACCGCACCCCGGTTCACCGAATCAGGTGAACTGGAAAGCCCCGCCGCGATCACCGCGGTTCACAATGGTGTGCTGATCTTGAACCACTTCGAACTCAAAGGCGACACGCCTTACAACCGTCCACCGGAATACAAAGCCCACGCCCCCAAGGGTCCGATCACGATCCAAGATCACGGCAACCCCGTCCGGTTCCGCAACATTTGGGTGCGCGAGTTCCAACCCGCCACGGGCGAACAAACCCGCGAGCCTTACCTTCGCGACGGCAAAAAGGAAACGCCGATCAGCGAAGCCGAGTGA
- a CDS encoding BLUF domain-containing protein yields the protein MLTELVYCSVATQAMSVEELDSLLEQSRENNARLNVTGILLHSGKTREFMQLLEGEQECIEKLMQVISNDERHTCVDMMYHDRIESRNFEDWSMAFRMFDDLDPKLIEGYTTFNANALPPALLTGRNSRARSIMTSLSQNM from the coding sequence ATGTTGACTGAATTGGTTTATTGCAGTGTGGCAACCCAAGCGATGTCGGTCGAAGAACTGGACAGCTTGCTGGAACAATCTCGAGAGAACAACGCTCGACTGAATGTGACCGGTATCCTGTTGCACAGCGGAAAGACTCGCGAGTTCATGCAACTGTTGGAAGGCGAGCAAGAGTGCATCGAAAAACTGATGCAAGTCATCTCGAATGATGAACGTCACACTTGCGTCGACATGATGTACCACGACCGAATCGAATCACGAAACTTCGAGGATTGGTCCATGGCATTCCGAATGTTCGATGACTTGGACCCCAAGCTGATCGAAGGCTACACCACCTTCAATGCCAACGCACTGCCGCCAGCGTTGCTGACAGGACGCAACAGCCGAGCCCGTTCAATCATGACGTCCCTCAGCCAAAACATGTGA
- a CDS encoding TolC family protein — protein sequence MASTKWIPAGRRRPGTRKITRESVEGQTAQGLESARAANFGQASNSAKDTASVAATLTHSSRRNRFAIALLALLAPSQLATTTLIQADDPSAPAMIESDSLSFKQFLTVAQNDDTDPLTETTAEQLPESVTEPGEASDVTEAATTNEDALVLADVIASVYRSYPEIIQARQQAGLTSGELMSARGAYDVKFNAYSLSEPTGYYENYRNGLKLARQTWWGGYVEAGYRVGRGYYQPWYKERQTDDAGEFKASIIQPLLQGRAIDPQRVAVFQASLARQAVGPTVQQTLLQISLDATTNYWQWVAAGSSLQAQRELLKLAEERGKQYEAGVEAGKFAEIDLILNQQLIAERSTKVLETERKYRETAFKLGLFLRDDGGQPIVPEDQWIPKKFPAIQPPPPGDFQTDLAAALSRRPEPQILQYQIRGIQLDRQLACNEMLPRFDFIAEASQDMGEPATKSDDKGEFELVIGFTSEVPIQRRKARGKVQSTTAKIAQTNQKLRLVRDKIGVELQTAYNALTLSGQIVEQSEASLRASIDTLDRYRFAFERGKIDLIYLNLLETKANETEIKLIEAQQSWFAALAQMQIALGLDPLEQAMTVSALPPSELPTSLDLQDFESARSDDRLKDWELHEANALRDAE from the coding sequence ATGGCGTCAACTAAATGGATTCCCGCCGGTCGTCGCCGACCAGGAACCCGAAAAATCACAAGAGAAAGCGTCGAAGGTCAAACTGCCCAAGGCTTAGAGTCCGCACGTGCGGCAAACTTTGGCCAAGCCTCAAACTCTGCCAAAGACACCGCCTCCGTCGCGGCCACGTTAACGCATTCCTCGCGTCGAAATCGTTTCGCCATTGCACTGTTGGCGTTGCTGGCACCGTCGCAATTAGCAACGACCACCCTGATCCAAGCGGACGATCCATCGGCTCCAGCGATGATCGAGTCTGACTCGTTGTCATTCAAACAATTCCTCACCGTCGCGCAGAACGACGACACCGATCCGCTCACGGAAACCACCGCGGAACAACTCCCCGAATCAGTCACCGAACCCGGTGAAGCATCAGACGTTACTGAAGCGGCAACAACCAACGAGGACGCGCTTGTTCTGGCCGACGTCATCGCCAGCGTTTATCGGTCCTACCCCGAAATCATCCAGGCTCGCCAACAGGCCGGATTGACCAGCGGCGAACTCATGTCCGCCCGCGGTGCCTACGACGTCAAGTTCAACGCGTACTCCTTGTCAGAACCCACCGGCTATTACGAGAACTATCGCAACGGTTTGAAACTCGCCCGGCAAACTTGGTGGGGCGGCTACGTCGAAGCGGGTTATCGCGTTGGACGAGGCTACTATCAACCTTGGTACAAAGAACGCCAAACCGATGATGCTGGCGAATTCAAAGCCTCCATCATCCAACCTTTATTGCAAGGTCGCGCGATCGACCCGCAACGCGTTGCCGTCTTCCAAGCGTCACTGGCTCGGCAAGCCGTCGGACCAACGGTTCAGCAAACACTGTTGCAAATCTCTCTCGACGCCACGACGAACTATTGGCAATGGGTCGCCGCCGGATCCAGTCTGCAAGCTCAACGAGAATTGCTGAAGTTGGCTGAAGAACGGGGCAAGCAATACGAAGCCGGTGTCGAAGCGGGCAAGTTTGCCGAGATCGATTTGATCCTCAACCAACAACTCATCGCCGAACGTTCGACCAAGGTTCTGGAAACGGAACGCAAGTACCGTGAGACCGCGTTCAAACTGGGCCTGTTCCTTCGCGACGATGGCGGGCAACCAATTGTTCCCGAAGATCAATGGATCCCCAAGAAGTTCCCCGCGATTCAGCCACCGCCGCCCGGTGACTTTCAAACGGACCTCGCCGCAGCCCTTTCACGGCGACCTGAACCGCAGATTTTGCAGTATCAAATTCGCGGCATCCAGCTCGATCGACAGCTCGCTTGCAATGAGATGCTTCCCCGCTTTGATTTCATCGCCGAAGCCTCGCAGGACATGGGTGAACCAGCGACCAAGTCCGACGACAAAGGCGAATTTGAATTGGTGATCGGTTTCACCAGCGAAGTTCCCATCCAACGTCGCAAGGCTCGCGGCAAAGTTCAATCGACAACGGCCAAGATCGCACAAACGAATCAAAAACTACGATTGGTGCGTGACAAGATCGGCGTTGAACTGCAAACCGCCTACAACGCGTTGACACTGTCCGGCCAAATTGTCGAACAATCCGAAGCGTCGTTGCGAGCCAGCATCGACACACTCGATCGATACCGTTTCGCGTTTGAACGCGGCAAAATTGATCTGATCTATCTGAACTTGTTGGAAACGAAAGCCAACGAGACGGAGATCAAGTTGATCGAGGCCCAACAGAGTTGGTTCGCCGCGTTGGCTCAGATGCAAATCGCACTTGGGTTGGATCCACTCGAACAAGCGATGACGGTGTCGGCATTGCCGCCGAGTGAACTACCAACCTCGCTGGATCTTCAAGATTTTGAAAGTGCCCGGTCCGACGACCGCTTGAAAGACTGGGAACTTCACGAAGCCAACGCACTACGAGACGCAGAGTGA
- a CDS encoding HlyD family secretion protein, translating to MIHSLHSSDDFASMQLVRTGNWIRFVGKVTFVGLALSIIAMVFVPWQQTARGIGTVVAIDPQQRPQPVRSPSKGVVEYVKPGLREGSYVEQDELLLRLSPFSVDGVSQIDTQIIAMESKEAAALSGLEVAKQAVALQENGGKSLTESLKQDLEAAKQKWEQAKNEVTAMEAELQDKRNQLRIAEEVSKKGLVSREELFSKQQAVESQVAKVQKAQNAVHELSASLISKEEEIEAKLQDIAIKNRDAEQKVLDAMQKINTIEKEILDLRNKRGELDRLEIRAPRSGRIQEWFGVEGSDTIKEGDQLFVIVPDTDELAVEMRVSGNDMPLIHEGDPVRLQFEGWPAVQFVGWPSVAVGTFGGKVNRVFPTDDGKGNFRVLVTPDNHFDRENGWPDDRYLRQGVRANGWVLLNRVPLGREIWRQLNGFPPVVADQEPEKSQEKASKVKLPKA from the coding sequence ATGATTCACAGTCTTCATTCATCCGACGACTTCGCATCGATGCAATTGGTCCGCACCGGCAATTGGATTCGCTTTGTCGGCAAGGTCACCTTCGTCGGACTTGCACTTTCGATCATTGCGATGGTGTTCGTGCCTTGGCAACAAACCGCTCGTGGCATCGGAACGGTCGTTGCCATCGATCCGCAACAACGTCCGCAACCGGTCCGCAGCCCATCCAAGGGCGTTGTCGAATACGTCAAACCAGGACTGCGTGAAGGAAGCTATGTCGAACAAGATGAATTGTTGTTGCGATTGTCACCTTTCTCGGTCGACGGCGTTTCGCAGATCGACACCCAAATCATCGCGATGGAATCCAAAGAAGCCGCGGCTCTCTCAGGACTCGAAGTCGCCAAGCAAGCCGTCGCGTTGCAAGAAAACGGCGGAAAGAGTTTGACCGAATCATTGAAACAAGACTTGGAAGCCGCCAAACAAAAATGGGAACAAGCTAAAAACGAAGTCACCGCGATGGAAGCGGAACTGCAAGACAAACGCAACCAATTGCGAATTGCAGAAGAAGTTTCCAAGAAAGGTTTGGTGTCTCGCGAAGAATTGTTCAGCAAACAGCAAGCGGTTGAATCACAAGTCGCAAAGGTCCAGAAGGCTCAGAACGCGGTGCACGAATTGTCCGCTTCGCTGATCTCCAAGGAAGAAGAGATTGAGGCAAAATTGCAGGACATCGCGATCAAGAATCGCGACGCCGAGCAAAAGGTGCTTGATGCGATGCAGAAGATCAACACGATCGAAAAAGAAATCCTGGACCTGCGAAACAAACGCGGCGAACTGGACCGTTTGGAAATCCGTGCCCCACGTTCGGGCCGCATCCAAGAGTGGTTTGGCGTCGAAGGCAGCGACACAATCAAAGAAGGCGACCAACTGTTTGTCATCGTGCCGGACACGGACGAGTTGGCCGTTGAAATGCGAGTCAGCGGCAATGACATGCCATTGATCCACGAAGGTGACCCCGTTCGCCTGCAATTTGAAGGTTGGCCCGCGGTTCAGTTCGTGGGCTGGCCATCCGTCGCAGTCGGCACATTTGGCGGCAAAGTCAACCGAGTCTTCCCGACCGACGACGGCAAAGGAAACTTTCGCGTGCTGGTGACCCCGGACAATCATTTTGATCGGGAGAATGGTTGGCCTGATGACCGATATCTCAGACAGGGCGTCCGTGCAAATGGATGGGTGCTTTTGAACCGTGTACCGCTGGGCCGAGAGATATGGCGTCAACTAAATGGATTCCCGCCGGTCGTCGCCGACCAGGAACCCGAAAAATCACAAGAGAAAGCGTCGAAGGTCAAACTGCCCAAGGCTTAG